Proteins encoded within one genomic window of Leptospira stimsonii:
- a CDS encoding energy transducer TonB — protein sequence MNTGTQNKLKSKLKRFVERYPYESWIGLSFVLQILILLFWYTPSIEFDRLDKLVEEVAFIDNLSIQEPAEGAPEDGDFELTDTLKKKEDPRIAGAQDAVISGATAPVDLTPNVIPVFTSEAKAAGISGTTTLEIVIADTGEVLRVRSVGKSLGFGLEESAIEAFYKKRYSPSILEGKAITVKVLIPVRFSLY from the coding sequence TTGAATACCGGGACTCAAAATAAACTTAAAAGTAAACTCAAACGTTTTGTAGAGAGATATCCGTACGAATCTTGGATAGGACTTTCCTTCGTTCTACAGATATTGATTCTTTTGTTTTGGTACACTCCATCGATTGAATTCGATCGACTAGATAAGCTTGTCGAAGAGGTTGCCTTTATCGATAACCTTTCCATTCAAGAACCTGCGGAAGGAGCGCCGGAAGATGGCGATTTCGAATTAACGGATACTCTCAAAAAGAAAGAAGATCCGAGAATCGCCGGAGCGCAAGACGCGGTAATATCCGGAGCGACTGCCCCGGTCGATTTAACTCCGAACGTGATTCCCGTTTTTACGAGCGAAGCAAAAGCGGCCGGAATTTCCGGAACTACAACTCTCGAAATCGTAATCGCAGATACGGGCGAAGTACTTCGGGTTCGCTCCGTTGGGAAATCGCTCGGATTCGGCTTGGAAGAATCCGCAATCGAAGCATTTTACAAAAAAAGATATTCTCCTTCAATCTTAGAAGGCAAAGCGATCACTGTTAAGGTTCTAATACCGGTCCGATTTAGTCTTTACTAA